A section of the Nitrososphaerota archaeon genome encodes:
- a CDS encoding chemotaxis protein, with translation MSTRKTPKTAEKSLTKRDTANLAKKVTAVSDSTKSLSKEIKSMAKVFSDNQKVLLSMKGMIDTLIDTLEQIQKQSKQLNLIEEDNQRLYAGLNQVRAQASTITSVGEHASKLQEQVNKLVQAQKDTPAPEEIMRAVSDSQNSIQNNTHMIIKIAQRIDTIKDDLVDISSKADKTSNIESELDTIKEKLLTLFTNSSKSSLESEVTQLKASLTSLQNELVTNMAKTESITRLSGEIAKIESEIGSLVKRADSTAFVGEGVKSVQSDLASFKEHILGKTNTIDQKVSSISELLKRADNASSEFHKKADHLVQEMQHVKSAATKSSSTSSKEVIALLKLSEFQSNIRILSESKYGEIIDIEKMAEQTSDIVNLFDKVAIESQDKVSLPQEVRKWAISKMLDCADKWEIRFSDLFNVLITKLGKELVKENIRINQVRDIFGIRGVDEIRKELGIS, from the coding sequence ATGTCTACGAGAAAAACTCCAAAAACTGCAGAAAAATCGCTAACAAAAAGAGATACTGCTAATTTGGCAAAAAAAGTAACGGCAGTCTCTGATTCTACTAAATCATTATCCAAAGAAATCAAATCAATGGCAAAGGTCTTCTCTGATAACCAAAAGGTACTCCTGTCGATGAAGGGAATGATCGATACCCTGATCGATACGCTGGAGCAGATCCAAAAACAATCAAAGCAGCTAAACCTCATAGAAGAGGACAACCAACGGCTCTACGCTGGGCTTAATCAGGTGCGAGCACAGGCAAGCACGATTACAAGTGTTGGCGAGCATGCAAGCAAACTTCAAGAACAGGTAAACAAACTAGTCCAGGCCCAAAAGGACACACCTGCGCCAGAGGAAATAATGAGGGCAGTATCAGACAGCCAAAACTCGATTCAAAACAACACTCACATGATAATCAAGATTGCCCAGAGAATAGACACCATAAAAGATGATCTAGTCGACATATCATCCAAGGCAGACAAGACATCCAACATTGAATCAGAACTGGATACAATCAAAGAAAAACTACTCACGTTGTTTACAAACTCGTCAAAATCCAGCCTAGAATCCGAGGTTACTCAACTAAAGGCAAGTCTGACATCACTGCAAAACGAGCTTGTGACAAACATGGCAAAGACTGAATCCATCACTCGCCTTAGCGGGGAAATTGCCAAAATTGAATCAGAGATTGGCTCTCTAGTCAAAAGGGCAGACTCAACTGCGTTTGTAGGCGAAGGAGTAAAATCAGTCCAGTCTGATCTTGCATCGTTTAAGGAACACATCCTTGGCAAGACAAACACCATTGATCAAAAAGTCTCTTCAATATCCGAGCTGTTAAAAAGAGCAGATAATGCATCATCCGAGTTCCACAAAAAGGCAGACCATCTGGTCCAAGAAATGCAGCACGTCAAAAGTGCCGCGACCAAGTCCTCGTCTACTTCATCAAAGGAGGTAATTGCACTATTGAAGCTATCCGAGTTCCAGTCAAACATTCGAATTTTGTCAGAATCAAAATATGGCGAAATAATAGACATCGAGAAAATGGCAGAGCAAACATCAGACATTGTCAATCTATTTGACAAGGTGGCAATCGAGTCACAGGATAAAGTCTCGCTGCCGCAAGAGGTTCGTAAGTGGGCAATATCCAAAATGCTTGACTGTGCCGACAAGTGGGAGATTAGATTCTCTGATTTGTTTAATGTTCTAATAACCAAGCTTGGTAAAGAACTTGTAAAGGAAAACATCCGTATCAACCAAGTGCGCGACATTTTTGGGATACGTGGCGTGGACGAAATACGAAAAGAGCTTGGAATAAGTTGA